The sequence below is a genomic window from Monodelphis domestica isolate mMonDom1 chromosome 2, mMonDom1.pri, whole genome shotgun sequence.
TAGTCCTTTGTAAAGCGATCTGTACACCATCTCATGTAATAATTCACAACTACTTTCGTATTTTTCTTCACAACTTTTTCTAAACCATCATTATGCgcagtttacagatgagaaacccgAGGCACAGTTTAAAATGACataaccaaggtcacacaaaatCCTATCATGTCTAGGACTGGCATTCAAGCACATTCCCCTGGCCCACCATCTCCAGCATTTTTGAAATGGATAGGATGAGGATGACCTTGAGAGGGACGAGGAGGAAGGAAGTTTGTAGTTCTGGAGTTACAAAAGGTAAATCCATTAGAAGGGCGCGGGGAGGGGTGGAGGTAGCACATTTCTTCAGCTCATTCTATCCAGACCAGATGAAAAAAATCTGAGTGCTTTTCGCCCTCCGCACGTCGAGGAGGCGCTGCTTTCTCTTCCTGCTGGAGCAACCAACGGTCGCCAGCTGTTGCGCGTCCGCTCTCTCCACGCCTCGGGCTCTTGCCACATCCTCCGCCCTCCGACCCAGAAGTCGCGTCAGAGCTCGATACGGACCAATCAGCACCTTCCATGTATTGGTTGAGGCGGGGCGATAAGCCAGAGGAGGTGGAGGGGGAAGATGGCGGCGGGGGCGAGGTGAGGTGTTGGCAGTAGTTAGGGGCTTGggcaaggggggggaggggggacactCAGAGATGGCTTGCGCTCGCGGCCGGCGCTGATAAGTGGCCCTCGCGCCGCAGGTGTGGCGGCGGTAGCGGCTGCGGCGAGAGCGGGAGGGGAGGAGGGCCCGGGACAGCGGCGACTGACGGGCCCCGAGTGTCGCGAGCATGACCGGGCTGTACGAGCTGGTGTGGCGCGTGCTGCACGCGCTCCTCTGTCTCCACCGTACGCTCGCGTCCTGGCTCCGCGTCCGCTTCGGCACCTGGAACTGGATCTGGCGGCGGTGGTGCCGCGCCGCCTCCACCGCGGTCCTAGCGCCGCTCGGTTTTACCCTCCGCAAGCCCCCAGCGGCGGGCagaaaccaccaccaccaccaccatcatcactaccaccaccatgcCCACGGCCGCGGGGCGCCCGGCGCGGCCCCCACCCATCCCCGGCTTCGCTGGCGCTCGGACGGCAAGTCGCTGGAGAAGTTGCCGGTGCACATGGGTTTGGTGGTCACAGAGGAGGAGGAGCCCAGCTTCTCGGACATTGCAAGCCTCGTGGTGTGGTGCATGGCCGTGGGCATCTCCTACATAAGCGTCTACGACCACCAAGGTGAGGCTCGGCCTGGGGGTAGGGTGGGATGGGTGTGGGGCTGGCAAGAGGGGAGGCAGCGCCTAGTCTTAGGGCTCAGGCACTTTTCTCCTCCGCAGCCCTGAGGAGGAACAGTCACCCAGCTTCGGAATTGGGAGTGGGCATGGCAGAGGAACTGCCCGTCTCCTCCCTCCCGGGGCCTTTCCTAGTGGCCCGTTCCGGACTGGAGTCCATCTTTGCATTGCTCTTTAAGGTTTGCTTAATGATTTCTTCCCAATGACTGCTTCGTGGACAGTGTCTGATTAAGCTCTCTAAACAGGTAAGCAAACTGAGGCCAGGAAAGGCCAGGTGACTTGTCCATGACCACACTGACCATCTAGGATAGAGCCAGAATCCTAACCCTAGTTTCCTGGCCGCAAATTCAACCTTGTTTCTGCGACAGACCTACACACCATGCTAAGGTTCTCCAAGGTAACTTCCCAGTTTTGAAATGCTATGCACCGTCAGCAATGAATGAGAGTGAAATCGAAAACTTGTTCTACTTAGCTCAGGACACGGAGATCCCAGCCCCTTAATCTCACCAGGCACTAtcagaagaaaagaagtaaagcagccaaaccagattaaaatcgTACAAGAAGTCTGGGGAAATTACAGGGAAATATAAGGCACAGTTCCTGTTCTCCTGGATTCTACAGTCCTGTGGATACAAGACCTTAAGCACATGAAAAGCTGACTGATAGTAGGAGACTATTCTAAGAGCTCAATTGCTGCTACTGGCTGTATACTCCATAGATTTAGGATTTGAACTGTGGAAGAAAACCTTGTGGTTTAGTTCCCTGGAGGAGGGATTTGAGGATGGGCAGAGTTTGGATTGGCTGAGAAGTTAATGAATTGTCACAGCCTAGTTTCTGGAGAGCCCCAGAAATGGTGACCAGATCAGTTTGATTGAAGAATTCTTTTAGCCCTGagcctaagcaagtcacttgaccttctgTCTGCTTCTtgtttctgatctgtaaaatagagataataatagcatccatatatcccaaggttgttttgaggataaaatgagatagcatttgtaaagtcctttgcaaaccttaaggcaacatgtaaatgctaaattttaaaaattattttattactgtATAAGGTTGAGCCTGGGTAAGAAGTCCCTGAATGGTCAGTTGAGTTTGAAATCTAATCTTTAGGTAGTATGGAGCCTAGAAATCTTTTTAGGGTTGGGAAAgatgaaagataatttttagaaAGGTTAAAATAGTGCTGATAACTACTGGATTCAGGATaaataaaaaagttgaaaaaGATAGGGATAAGGAGAGGCTGAGGGTGGTGATGAGGTGGCCT
It includes:
- the NUS1 gene encoding dehydrodolichyl diphosphate synthase complex subunit NUS1 isoform X2; the protein is MTGLYELVWRVLHALLCLHRTLASWLRVRFGTWNWIWRRWCRAASTAVLAPLGFTLRKPPAAGRNHHHHHHHHYHHHAHGRGAPGAAPTHPRLRWRSDGKSLEKLPVHMGLVVTEEEEPSFSDIASLVVWCMAVGISYISVYDHQVLNCQSSVKVLSPEDGKEDIVRAARDFCQLVAQQQKKSTDMDVNILGNLLSLNGFPDPDLVLKFGPVDSTLGYLPWHIRLTEIISLPSHLNISYEDFFSALRRYAACEQRLGK